The genomic region TTTATAGTAAAGGTGAAGCCTACAGAGTTTACCTTGATGTTCCTGAGGGATGGTACATGGTTCAAGTACACCTTGTACGTAATTTGCGTGGACACGTGAAGGGATACATAGAGGTTTATTCTCCCGCAGGCGAGCTCTTATTGCGTGCAAACTACGAGAAGCTTAAGCTCCGCTACAGTAAGGGCAATCCACAATATAGCTGGATTATACAGAGGGTCGCAGACTACCTCAAATTACCGGTAAAGAACATAAACTTGGAACCAGCCTTTCTTGCAAAACGGAGTAACGATAGTAGGCGCTAGTTCGTATCAAGCCATTTTTGCACCATGACTACGTAGTGCCGATGACCGGGGCCTCTTTACTAAGCCCGTGAGGGCTATGACGTATTCACGGACCGGGGGAGGCTTTTCAAGATGAGCAAGAGATTTTTACGCACACTTGCCGAAAAAGAAGTCAAGAAAATATTACTCGTACATGCCAAGCAATCAAATGTACCATTGGAAGAGATAGTGGAATGGCTATACTACGAGGCCGGGGTAAAGGCAAAGCCTTCCTGGAAGGACGTTGAAGAAAAAATCCTTAGAAACGAGATTGACGCACAAGCGTTTGCCGCTTTCCTACTAGACTACGGGGTCGAGATTAACGAGGACAAGTGGATCGAGATTATTAACAAGTATTCAGGGCTAGAAGAGCCACGCTTTCTAAGACCAAGGCAAAAAGAGGAGCGAAAGCAGTGAAGTGTAGTAAGAACCTAGAAAAGCTAGTAAGAAAAGTTCCGAAAAATGATCCATTATTACTCGAGGCACTTCTTGTCATAAAATATCTTGAACCAATCGGTAGGATTCTCTTATCAAGGATGCTTGATGTGGGCGAAAAGAGGTCAAGAAACATTCTCTTAACGCTTAGGAGGCATGGATTCGTAGAACACACAAGAGGAGGTGCCGTTCTCACCGAGGAAGCCAAACAACTGCTTGACATCATCGTATGCGAGTCCGTAGACAACTACACTGCAGCTATTGTACCGTGTGCGATTGACTCAGAAAGTATTCTTGAAGTAAGGGATCTTCTCGTACTAAGCCTTGGCTCGCCAAAACCCTTAGAAGCTATTGGAGTCATCGCCGATGGTGATGCTGTGTTTCCAGGCGTACCTGAGGTTTATGCAAGAAGCTATGTTAGTGCTGCAAGGAAATTGATTGCTAAGAAATTGTTCCTGTTAAACATTGACGCGTCTATCGCATTATTTCAGCGATCTTGTCTCTATAAGTGTTGTTCACGTTTCTTACATGTTTTCACTAGTTCATTAATGCGATCTGCCACTATGTCGCGGACGCGTTGAACACCGTCCACTAAGTCTATTACCTCTTCTACAGGCCTGGGTACAGCGTTGCGCCAAGATTCGTCGCCTAAGATCATCTTGCAGCGTATAGCTTCTCCTCTCCACTCGTCTCTGCGCCGAAGAGGAGGTGTTACTACATTTATACCGGCGTCTCTAAATCCTCGAGCTACTGCTGGATTTGCCGTAGCAACCGCATCCACTGGAGGCACATATGCGAGTATATATGAAGCATATCCTTGGAATATTCTTAGGGTATGTATTGTAGCTGTTAAGAATCTTCTACCGTCAATTCCGCTCTCAATTAGCGAATTGTGTATCATTAATAAGCGCTCGCCAGCTGTAAATGGATTAAGCCAGGTATGGCTCTCATCCGCCATTCCTATGAGAATTACTACCTCGTCAAAATACTCGAGCAGCCACTTGACGGCCTCCAAATGCCCTTTATGGAATGGTTGAAAACGGCCAAAGAACAATACTCGTCTCTTTCTACTGCTGGCCTTCACGGCCCTACTTCCCGGGGAACTAACCAGCAGCAGGGAGTAGAAGAAGATAGAGCTAGCAGCTACCTAGGAACTAAAGCGGGCGACTCATTTGAAGCGACGCGTCTGCTTCGTCGTGAATCCCCTTGCCGGAATAGGCGGACCTTTAGCGCTTAAAGGAAGCGATGGCGAAGCAGCATTAATCGCACTTAGAAAAGGTGCAAAACTAGTGGCTCCCAGCCGAGCTTTAACTTTTCTTAGAAAGGTCAAAGAGCTTGGCCTCGATAAGGATATTGAGTTTCTGACAGCGAGTGATCTTATGGGCGAGGAGCTTCTAAAGGAAGTAAGCATACAAGATTTTCAAAAGGTCTATACCTATTCAGTGTTCCCGACCTCGCCTAAGGATACTATAAACACTGTTAGGAACTGTATAATCAATAATGCGGACTTGGTTGTTTTTGTAGGCGGTGACGGCACTGCACGCGACATAGTAGATGCTCTTAGATCGGCCAACAGAGAGGAAATACCCCTCCTCGGAGTACCCGGCGGGGTAAAGATGTATAGCTCCGTATTCGCAGAAAACCCTGAAGCAGCCGCCAATGCATTACTGGACTGGGTTAGAAATCCAAGCACTTGCGACGCCGAGATATTGGACATAGACGAGGATGCTTTTAGAAGAGGTGAACTCCGCGTCAAACTTTATGGATACGTGAAAACACCGTGCAGCCGGTACCTTGTTGGCTCTTCAAAACAACCATCTCTTTCAACACTCGATGAAGAGGAAAATAAGGAAGCTATTGCAAGATACGTTGTAGAGAACATGGAAGAATGTACCCTCTATATCGTAGGACCGGGTACGACGACAAAGAAGATCGCAGACATTCTCGGTCTTCCAAAAACAGTGCTCGGCGTAGATGTTTATCACGATAAGGAGGTTGTTGCGCTCGATGTTGACGAAGAGACCCTATACAATATAGTAAAAAAGCATATAGAAAAAGGCGGAAAGGCTAAGATTATTGTCACGCCTATTGGGGGCCAAGGCTACATACTAGGTCGAGGTAACCAGCAAATTTCGCCAAGGATAGTGAAGCTTGCAAGGCCAAAGAACATAATTGTTATTGCAACAAGGAGCAAGTTATCAAGACTTAGAAAGCTCAGAGTAGACACCGGCGATCCTGAGCTAGATCAGTTGCTGCGCGGATATGTAAGGGTCATAGTTGACTATGGAGAAGAACATGTTATGCCGGTGGACTAGGGACATGGAAAGGTGGAAGCTATGTACGTGTTTCACGGGAGAGACGAAATCGAGCTTCCTGAACCATTATCGGTAGTTGCTGCGTCACTAGCTATAGCCTTCGGCTTTGACGGTATACGATTATTGAACATTATTGCTAGGCCCCTAGGTTACTCTGCTGGCGTACTTGTTGGAGCTCTTATAGGGTTTCTTGTGCACGAATATGCGCACAAATATGCTGCAGTAAGGGAATCATGTATGGCAAGGTTTACGTTATCGAAGCGCGGTATGCTGATTACACTGTTGTCCGGCATATTGGTTAGTGTCGGCATACCTTTCGCAATACTAGCACCCGGTTATGTTAGAATAGCCTTCTGCTGGGGGGCTCCGCGTGAGGAAAATATCGCAATAGCGGGCCCGTTGTCAAACATCGTTCTAAGCTTTGTGGCAATTATTGGTGCGAGGAGTATGACAAACTATCGTCTCGTGTACTTGCTTACAGGGTTCGCCGATATCAATGCGTGGTTCGCGTTATTTAATCTCTTACCGCTATACCCCCTTGACGGCTCAAAAATATTCTCCAAAAACATAGCTGCATGGTTGCTCCTCTTCATACTTGCAGTATACTTAGCACTAGCAGCCTAATCAGAGACCAATCTGTAATAAACTCTTTTTCTTCGTCTTCCACGACTCTCTAGCCTAACCACTTCTATGCCTGGAATTTCACACGTGTTCTTTACGTGAGGCCCACCGTCAGCTTGTATATCTATACCGGGTATCTCCACGATGCGCAGCCTATCTACCTCTGGAGGAAGCCTATCCGCTAGCTTCACTATGCCTGGAATCCGGAGTGCCTCTTCTCTAGGCAACCAGTAGACTTTAACCTCTATACATCTCTTAATAATACTGTTCGTCTCGTCTACGGCCTCCATTATTGCCTTCTTCCAGTCCTCAACCTGGATTTCAAAATCATCCCGCGCCATATCGGGAGAAATATGGCCACCAGTCACGCGCGCACCATACTTATTATAAAGCACTGCTGCAAGAATATGGCTAGCCGTGTGTAGCTGCATCATCCTATAGCGCCGCTCCCAGTCAATAATCCCACGAACCTTCATACCCGGCTTCACATTTGACAAGTCTCCCTCAACTATGTGCGCGACATCACCATTATCTAGAACTGTGTCAACAACCTCTAAGGCTACTCCATTCTCAACGATAAGCTTACCCTTATCAGCATCTAGGCCACCCGCGGGTCTCGGATGGAAAGCCGTAGCTTGGAGAAACACCTTGTTGCCATCTATCCTTGTCACTACGCTTTCAAATTCCCTTAAATAACTATCTTCTTGGAATAAAAGCTTAGCAGGCATACCGAACCCCTCGATAAATGCATCAATACGAGAGTTAAGAACTACAGGGGGTTAAGCAACTAACTCCACGAGCCGAGTCAACCTTAAGAGCCCGGATAGCTCAGCGGGATCCCTAGCTGGTGGAAGTTCCTCTACCAGCAAAGTGCTTGACCGAGCAACGGCGAGGAAACTACTAGCTTTTGGCGCACTAATACCAAGAATTTCAAGAGCTTGCCTCAGCTTCTCTCCTGTAAAGACCATGGCCTTCCCTGGTGCAACAAGAATAAACAAGTCAACACTCTTCTCAACACCTACATAAGGTATCACTGAGTCCGAAAAAGACTCTATTAGAAGAATGTCGGCGCCTCTCCCTAGTTCTTCGCGGCATTCCTCAAGCAAGTTGCTCGCGTTTGGTGAGGCTAAGTAGTTCAGTATTACTTCTGGCTCTGCTGGTTCCGAGTCAAGTTTCTCGGCGAGGACACGCATTTTTTCACGTACATACATAGGCATAATCAAGAGGTTTCTTTCAAATAAGTAATGCTTTGTTTTCCTTTCTTTACAGGACGTAATCCGTGCCATCAAAACCATGTTCTTGATATTAGAGATTGCCGCATAGTACTCGCTTGGACCTCTCATTGCTAACGGATCGGGATAGGAGAGCAATATATCAATAGGGTTAACCATATGCGGGTTCTCTAGCCCAAGGTATTTCTCGTATATGAGTATGTCATTGCCTACAAGAATGCCTTTTCTAAGCGACTCGTGCACAGCGTTATAGCTTTGCCAGAAATTATGGCCCGCTACAGGTTTGAACACTCTTACGCTATATCCCATCTCTTTGAGAAGCTTGGCAAGACCCACCACAAGCCACGTTTTTCCAGAATCATACTCCAAGAGGCCACTTACAAGTATTGTATAAACCATTTCAAAACACCCTAGCCAGGTATTATTTCGTCTCCACCGCTGAAATCCCGCACATTCCAGGAATACTACTCTATGGGGTTGTATGAGGAAGCGAATAAGTATTACTAGCGACGATGACTTCGCAATACTGGCTGCGAGTTCCGAGACCCTAGATGAAACCCAGCAGCGTAATAAGCCGAGAAGCAAGCTTGTAGAGGCTATAGCAGTACTGCTGCTTGCTAGACCTATGCGGGCATCCGAAATAGCGCAAGTTGTGGGCAAGCCAACACGCTATGTGAGTAGCTATCTAAGTTACTGGAAGACGAGAGGCTTGTTTGACTACGAGAACGGATTCTGGGTCTTGACACCACTAGGCGAGGAATTCGCTCGCAATATACTTGAGCGCGAGATGAACTCGAGAGTGGCACAGTACGCTGCACTTGCAAGACAAATACTTTCTGAGAGTCTAAGTGAAACAGTAAAAGCGACAATGAATAACAAAAAAGTTTTCGCAGAGCCCGATGTCTCAGGCCAAATTCAGCCATTTATTGCCGAGTTAACTAGTAATAGAAGCAATAAACGACAAAAGAAAAAGCCAAAGAAGCTCTGCATACGATCAATACTTGATGATCTAGAACTCGACGAAGATGAAAGACTTGTTCTTGAGGCTTTAATGGAGCACTACATTAAGTGGAACATGACATATACTTACATAGATCAACTTGAGAAAACGCTTGAAGCTGATAGAGCATGGCTACTTACTGTCCTAAGGAGCCTTCAGTCAAAGGGCTTGATATATATTTACAACGATAAGAGACTCGGGACACGCATTGGCCTCTCAAAGAATACAAAACGCCTCTTAGCACTATGTTCAAGCATCTAGAAATCTAGAAACAGCGAGGTAGCTGTTATTTCTTCTATTTCAACATATGGGCTAGTAACGCAGTATTATTGTCAGGGGAATACCTCTGCTTTACTATACTCTGGAAGGGCTTAGCTTAATTATCTTAAATTATAACATTGAAGCAAAAGCTCAGTTTATACAAACTGGCAAGGGTACATTAATATAAAGAGTCAGAACAATGACCACCATGAGTATTGGCATTTAACCATTATTGTAACTACATAGGAATAAACAAAGAGGGCAATACCCCTATTCCTTAGTTCTCCTAGAGTACATCGATTCTAGTCAGTTGTAGAAGTAGTAGGATAATAGCTATAGAAAAGAAATGCTGCATGATATGAAGAGTCTTCTAACTCTATATTCCAAAGGCTTTACGACGGTTTCTTATCTTAATTTGCCAATAGAGCTCTCTTGTTTGTGGAGTTATGTTTATTCGTATTATTTTTCCTGAGACCGTGACCAGGTATATGGCGTCATCGTGCAGTTCCGCATCAATAATGTCGTTAAGGTTTATTGTCATGTTAGTCAATTTATGATTCTTTTGTTTGAGAAGGGAGTCAGCAAAGCGGCTAAAGCCGAGTTTATCCAAGGGTATTCTCTGCCCTCGCAGTTATAGAATATATTGTTGTGCAGAGTATTTAAACCTAGTGGGCATGGAGAGTACTGGGGATGTAGAGGCCGATTTATTCTGACCCTTTGAGTGATGATTGGAGACCTCGCTGAACCGACATTTAATGCATTGTTTGAAAAATGTCGTGCTAGTAAAGTTCTTCTAGCTTTTGTTTTATTACTTTCTCTGCGTCTTGTTTACCTATTTTCTTATAACTGATATTATTTGTTATTTCTACTATTTTCTCCGTATTTGATGTTATTTGTTCAATGTCTTCTTCAAGAATGGTTTCTGCGCTGTACGCCTCCTTTCCATGGACAACGATAATTTTAGCCTTTGTTTTCCCATCTATTGGTGATAGTATTACGAGGCCTACATTTCCGCCTTTCTCGTCTTTGAGAATAAGGAGTTCTTCTCCACTGCGTGTCTTCCCGACAGATAGCGCATCAGCTATCCTTGTTGGAGGCTTATACTCTTCTTCAACCTTGGCTGCGACGATTTCTTCCCGGCGTGCTGCTACTTCCCTCTCTACTTCGCGCTCCTTGGCCTCTGTCCATGCTCTTTCTTCCTCTGATACAGGTCGCTCAAGTACCTCCTTTGCTGCCGAGATTACCTCTTTTACGGCCTTGTCTACTTCCTCGTCAGGTATTCTCCTAAACGCCTCTACTCTGAGGGTGTCAAGCTTCCACTCAATGTCGCCGTCTTTTAGCTCGTACTCAATCCTTATCCGAACAACATCACCCTTGTCTATCTTTAGCTTGTTGACGAGTATCTCGAATAGAAGCCTGTTGAGCTCACCCGCCCTATAGGCTACTTGTTTCGACTCAATAGCTCCTTTCTTTATCTCGTCCCTGAGCTGTGCAAATAAGACTCTGCGTAGCTTATCAGCATATGCCCCAGCTATTACAAAACCTGTAGAGAGCTGTGGCACAATACATCGCCATTTATGAGAGAACTGTATTGAGGGAGGGTTAAATGTAGTCTAGCTGTGCCTTATGTACTCGTCTAAGCGCTTAGTCTTAGCATACTTTGTGAGCAGTTTTGACGAATTAAGGGCTTCGACAGCCTTCTTGGATCTTAGTATTTTTGATGCTTCTGTGATCGCCTCCCTTAGGCTATTAGTCTTAAAGGGTGTGAGTGAAAGTGCCCTCCGAACACTCTCTCTAATGTGCCAATTGCCTACTGGTGCGTAGTAGTCGCGTGTTATTTCCCGAATTATTATTGCCTTCGCTTGTCTTCGTTCTCTGAATAAGTATTCTGCTATTGCAAGCCTTATTGCAATATACCCGCCATCGATTATATTCATTCTTAGCGAGGGACGTTCACTGATACGGTAAGCTATCGGTTCTCTTGCTCCTTGCGTCCAAGGGGTAAAGGGATGCCAGACCTCGTATAGCTCAGCTTCGTAGCTTCCTGGCAATAGAATAATTGTGAATATGTTGCCTAGATAGGAGTAGTTAAATACACGGATCTCGTTAATTGGCCTAAAGGTTCGGACGCTTCGAAGCAAATTGGTTGAAATAATTTGGTCAACCGCGGTTATAGCCCATCGTGTTGGTACAAGTCGCCTGTTTCTCTTTTTCCCGAAGAGGCCTAGGGAGAACGCCTTTATTATCGTGTAAATGTCTGTATTGTTGCGGTAGAGATCCATTACGGCTTCGACAGCACTGACGTCATCCCATATCATTTTTTTAAGTCTTTTCGGAAGGACTGGATTGCTTGTAATCTTGAGAAGTGTAGCAGGCGCTGAGGGGCCTTGAGGGGCCAGTAGGCCGTCGAAGCGAAGGGTTGGTATAGGAGGCTTTTCTAGGCTGGCTTCGCTGTCTACGGGCTTTACTGAGGCAGCTGCAATTGAGACTTCCTTCTCGTATAGGCGCCAAGGGTCTGTGGCTTTGGCCCTTGTTAGTGCTCCTACAAGCTGTGATCTAAGCTGGAGAATCTCTCCAAGGCTTGCACCGGAGCTGTGCCACCCGATGGGGTCATCGTATCGTCGTGCAGTTTCGCCCCATACACCTGGAGGGATTTGGTAGAAAATTGGTACGAGGGGGTAATTCTTCTCACCAACAATTATGCTTGGAGGAGAAGAGCCTTCAACGTCCCTTGGATTTGCGGCCCTTGATAGAGCTTGTACTTGGGCTCTAAACCTTGCAAGTATTGGGCAATAGGGGAGGCCGCAGAGCCGCTTGTAGCCCTTGCACTTGGCACAGAGTTCTGGAGGTATTCTTCTTGGCACAGTGGCCTTACCCTCTATTCTAAGTTTAGGAGATTATTCTTGGTGTAAAAGGCTTCACTAGGCCCCTGAGGCTCTTGGAGGATGGGTAAGGTGTGTTGTAACGCTATTCGCTAGTAGAGTTTGAAGCGTAGAACGCCTACGAGACCTTTGAATGTCTTTCTTATCCACTCGGCTTCAGGGAAATCGCCTGTAAGAATGTATACCTCGGTTCCATATTTCTTCGCTTCTTCAGCGAGTTGTTCTGCGTCGTGCCTTTCCTCGTCAACGACTATAAACTTTAATGCTCCCATCTCTAGTGCTGTCTTGATGTCGCGGTCACCGTATATCGCTAGCCCATCGTCTTTTGCTAGGTGGAGTTTGAACTCTTCTATAGCCTTGTGTAGTTCGGCATACTTGTTCTTTTCTATGATGTCTGCGGCCCTTATTACGAGTTCGCGGAGCCCTGCCTCGCCCTGGTATGCGACGTCAACGGTCTGCGAGGCGATCTTCTGCCTTACGCGGTAGTCGAGAAAGTCCTTTGCTTCTTTGAGGAAGTCTTGCTTAGCGTATGCTGGGCCGCCTATTATTATTGCTTTAAGCTTGCCTTTCTCAATGAATGGTAAGAAGTGTTTATTCATTGCCTGTGCTACTTCCTGGTAGAAGCCTTTCACGAATTGCTCAATTTGTCTATCGAAACGCCTCTGGCTCTGGCCTCCTCGGTGGTGCTTGCCTGGTACATAGCCCTCTAGCTCCTCGAGTACCTGTATCCTGCTTCCTTTGAGAATACCTATTGTTGCTTCATCTCTTTCTACGATAACGAGTCCGTATACTTCGTCGCTTTCAACCATTTCTTCAAGAAACTCGGTGTGGAACCATTTATCGGTTCTATAGAAGAACACAGGTACAGGTTCTGGCGGTGAGAACATTAAGCATATGAATTCGTTAGTATCCATGTCTTGGCCGCAGAACAGTACTAGGCCGTTCTCTGGAACCTTTTGGACCTTCGATAGCCTATCAATAGCGGCTGCTAATGCTCGTTGAACAGCGTCACGGGTTCGTTTCAGCTTAATGTTATCAGTTATGGAGTATTCTGTTCGGAGCAGGTTTACTACATCGCTTATCGGCCTCCCCGGCGGAATATATAGGCTTAGCAGAACGGTTGCTGGCGCCTTCCATTTCTTTAGCTCTCTTATAATCTTTTTCAGCGTGGTCTTATCTATCTCAAGCCTTGCCGCACTCATAAGCGTCCCCTATTCCGGAAGAAATATGCTAACATACATTTATATTAGATACTAGCCTAGGCTAGACAATGCCTTATTGGTATTACTACGTCTCTTCCAGTATATCCTCGAGCTCTTAGAGGATATAGTTAATGGGTACTGTGGCATGGTTATCGAAATAACGGTGTTTAGAGGCTATGGCCCATTAAGCCATAGTTTAGCAAGAAACATTGAGAAGGCTGCTAATGCTCTGCGGGAAAAAGGGTATATTGTATCTGTGCACGAGGTAACGGTTCCTGTGATAGACCTAGAAGAGGGGTTTACTCCCTTTGTTTTCGTCAATGGAGTAGAAATACCTGTACCAGCTGTCGATGTCTCAGAAGAAGTCCTAGCCGAGTATCTAGTAGGCTCCAATATGATCCTTGAATCATTGATAGGATTACCTTCCCCGCCATCAATAGTTTGTAATAGTCAATAAAGCTTGTGAGAATTTACTCGTAATTATTTTCTCGTCCCTACGTTCTCGCTTTTATTCCCATCTTGTAGAAGGGGCATGTAGACCAGTATCTCTCGCACTTCGTTACCTCGCTTCGCGTTAGTAATCTATTAAGTACCTCGCAGAACGCCAGGTAGCCTCCTCCATAATTATATACCCTCATAAAGGGACACTCCGAGCGGGGCCGAGTTGATAACAAGTGAATAGCGGTATAAGGGCGAAGCTGCTTCTCCAAAGCAGGCTTCATTGCAGCCTCTAGCGGTGACTGCTTCTTAGAAGCCTCCGGGTCAACATAGAATCTACACGACTTATACTCGGCCTCCGAGCCAAGGCATCTTTCTTTTGATACGACGGCTGAAGAAGGCTTACCAAGCTTAGGCGAAGTACAGACACCGTTCTGGTACCATGGGCATGGCACTACGTAGTCTCCTCCGAGGAAAGTATGTAATAATACAATAGTAGCCGCTTTTCTGTATACAGGCCGAAGAAGTGCAAGGCACTAATTTGGTTTAACCAGTTGATGTGGTGTTTTCGCCTCTACATGCTCTGAGTTCTTTTCTCAGTTTTTCGTTCTCCCTCTCTAGCGCTTCAAGTCGTTCTTCGAGTTTACGTATAATGGCCAATAAGTCTTTAATCTGTTCGAAGACCTTGTTCTCGCTAATGATATTTGCAATCTCGTTTCTTATTCGCTTATTCTCCTCTATTAGAATGCTTAGCTTTTCCTCGCAAGTGCTCTTAGCCGCCAAGGTCCTCACGTCATTGTTATGCTATATTGCAGCAAGGTGGATTCTTGCAGCAAGGGTCTATACCCGCCTTGCACCGGGTCTTGACCCACT from Pyrofollis japonicus harbors:
- a CDS encoding nicotinamide-nucleotide adenylyltransferase; amino-acid sequence: MKASSRKRRVLFFGRFQPFHKGHLEAVKWLLEYFDEVVILIGMADESHTWLNPFTAGERLLMIHNSLIESGIDGRRFLTATIHTLRIFQGYASYILAYVPPVDAVATANPAVARGFRDAGINVVTPPLRRRDEWRGEAIRCKMILGDESWRNAVPRPVEEVIDLVDGVQRVRDIVADRINELVKTCKKREQHL
- a CDS encoding ATP-NAD kinase family protein; the protein is MKRRVCFVVNPLAGIGGPLALKGSDGEAALIALRKGAKLVAPSRALTFLRKVKELGLDKDIEFLTASDLMGEELLKEVSIQDFQKVYTYSVFPTSPKDTINTVRNCIINNADLVVFVGGDGTARDIVDALRSANREEIPLLGVPGGVKMYSSVFAENPEAAANALLDWVRNPSTCDAEILDIDEDAFRRGELRVKLYGYVKTPCSRYLVGSSKQPSLSTLDEEENKEAIARYVVENMEECTLYIVGPGTTTKKIADILGLPKTVLGVDVYHDKEVVALDVDEETLYNIVKKHIEKGGKAKIIVTPIGGQGYILGRGNQQISPRIVKLARPKNIIVIATRSKLSRLRKLRVDTGDPELDQLLRGYVRVIVDYGEEHVMPVD
- a CDS encoding zinc metalloprotease encodes the protein MYVFHGRDEIELPEPLSVVAASLAIAFGFDGIRLLNIIARPLGYSAGVLVGALIGFLVHEYAHKYAAVRESCMARFTLSKRGMLITLLSGILVSVGIPFAILAPGYVRIAFCWGAPREENIAIAGPLSNIVLSFVAIIGARSMTNYRLVYLLTGFADINAWFALFNLLPLYPLDGSKIFSKNIAAWLLLFILAVYLALAA
- a CDS encoding alanyl-tRNA editing protein, which codes for MPAKLLFQEDSYLREFESVVTRIDGNKVFLQATAFHPRPAGGLDADKGKLIVENGVALEVVDTVLDNGDVAHIVEGDLSNVKPGMKVRGIIDWERRYRMMQLHTASHILAAVLYNKYGARVTGGHISPDMARDDFEIQVEDWKKAIMEAVDETNSIIKRCIEVKVYWLPREEALRIPGIVKLADRLPPEVDRLRIVEIPGIDIQADGGPHVKNTCEIPGIEVVRLESRGRRRKRVYYRLVSD
- a CDS encoding replication initiator protein WhiP, whose protein sequence is MRKRISITSDDDFAILAASSETLDETQQRNKPRSKLVEAIAVLLLARPMRASEIAQVVGKPTRYVSSYLSYWKTRGLFDYENGFWVLTPLGEEFARNILEREMNSRVAQYAALARQILSESLSETVKATMNNKKVFAEPDVSGQIQPFIAELTSNRSNKRQKKKPKKLCIRSILDDLELDEDERLVLEALMEHYIKWNMTYTYIDQLEKTLEADRAWLLTVLRSLQSKGLIYIYNDKRLGTRIGLSKNTKRLLALCSSI
- a CDS encoding DUF2258 domain-containing protein, translated to MPQLSTGFVIAGAYADKLRRVLFAQLRDEIKKGAIESKQVAYRAGELNRLLFEILVNKLKIDKGDVVRIRIEYELKDGDIEWKLDTLRVEAFRRIPDEEVDKAVKEVISAAKEVLERPVSEEERAWTEAKEREVEREVAARREEIVAAKVEEEYKPPTRIADALSVGKTRSGEELLILKDEKGGNVGLVILSPIDGKTKAKIIVVHGKEAYSAETILEEDIEQITSNTEKIVEITNNISYKKIGKQDAEKVIKQKLEELY
- a CDS encoding Nre family DNA repair protein is translated as MPRRIPPELCAKCKGYKRLCGLPYCPILARFRAQVQALSRAANPRDVEGSSPPSIIVGEKNYPLVPIFYQIPPGVWGETARRYDDPIGWHSSGASLGEILQLRSQLVGALTRAKATDPWRLYEKEVSIAAASVKPVDSEASLEKPPIPTLRFDGLLAPQGPSAPATLLKITSNPVLPKRLKKMIWDDVSAVEAVMDLYRNNTDIYTIIKAFSLGLFGKKRNRRLVPTRWAITAVDQIISTNLLRSVRTFRPINEIRVFNYSYLGNIFTIILLPGSYEAELYEVWHPFTPWTQGAREPIAYRISERPSLRMNIIDGGYIAIRLAIAEYLFRERRQAKAIIIREITRDYYAPVGNWHIRESVRRALSLTPFKTNSLREAITEASKILRSKKAVEALNSSKLLTKYAKTKRLDEYIRHS
- the prf1 gene encoding peptide chain release factor aRF-1, yielding MKKIIRELKKWKAPATVLLSLYIPPGRPISDVVNLLRTEYSITDNIKLKRTRDAVQRALAAAIDRLSKVQKVPENGLVLFCGQDMDTNEFICLMFSPPEPVPVFFYRTDKWFHTEFLEEMVESDEVYGLVIVERDEATIGILKGSRIQVLEELEGYVPGKHHRGGQSQRRFDRQIEQFVKGFYQEVAQAMNKHFLPFIEKGKLKAIIIGGPAYAKQDFLKEAKDFLDYRVRQKIASQTVDVAYQGEAGLRELVIRAADIIEKNKYAELHKAIEEFKLHLAKDDGLAIYGDRDIKTALEMGALKFIVVDEERHDAEQLAEEAKKYGTEVYILTGDFPEAEWIRKTFKGLVGVLRFKLY